A part of Pantoea vagans genomic DNA contains:
- a CDS encoding phosphorothioated DNA-binding restriction endonuclease: MTPAQSLQTAISDVAVWRKGDQCAPHKPLLLLYVLSQYRKGHSRLFNYGNEIDEPLTRLLIEFGPKRREYYPNMPFWRLRTDGFWTLENSENCRPRKGNIQPTKRELIENQVSGGFDEDNYQTLQKNPALIDKLAQQILTERFPETLQIKLAELLGFDLVTLMRTRNPRFRDMILRAYHSQCAICGYDLRLDGALVGLEAAHIRWKQYGGPCEVNNGLALCSVHHSAFDKGAIGIDENLNIQISGGVNRSPIVDQLFWALEGHRLHLPKDKVLWPAERFIEWHQTQVFKA; this comes from the coding sequence ATGACTCCAGCCCAATCACTTCAGACTGCCATTTCCGATGTCGCGGTCTGGCGCAAAGGCGATCAATGCGCCCCTCATAAGCCTCTATTGCTGCTCTATGTATTATCCCAATACAGGAAAGGACATTCGCGGCTGTTTAACTATGGAAATGAGATTGACGAGCCGTTAACCAGACTGCTGATTGAGTTTGGTCCGAAAAGGCGTGAGTACTATCCCAATATGCCTTTCTGGCGGTTGAGAACAGATGGGTTCTGGACGCTCGAAAACTCAGAGAACTGCAGACCTCGTAAAGGAAACATCCAGCCGACTAAGCGCGAGCTGATTGAAAATCAGGTTAGCGGCGGATTTGATGAGGATAATTATCAAACGCTGCAAAAAAATCCAGCCCTGATCGACAAACTGGCGCAGCAGATTCTGACTGAGCGCTTTCCCGAGACTCTCCAGATTAAACTGGCCGAACTGTTAGGCTTCGATTTAGTCACGCTGATGAGAACTCGCAACCCTCGCTTTCGCGACATGATTTTACGGGCTTATCACTCACAATGCGCCATTTGCGGGTATGACTTGCGACTGGATGGTGCGCTGGTCGGACTTGAGGCGGCGCACATACGCTGGAAGCAATATGGTGGACCATGTGAAGTCAATAACGGACTGGCCCTCTGCTCCGTACACCATTCTGCATTCGACAAAGGTGCTATCGGCATTGATGAAAACCTGAATATTCAGATATCAGGTGGGGTCAATCGTAGCCCCATTGTTGACCAGCTTTTCTGGGCGCTTGAAGGACACAGGCTTCATCTGCCTAAAGATAAAGTGCTGTGGCCTGCTGAGCGATTTATTGAGTGGCATCAGACACAGGTATTTAAAGCCTGA